The genomic segment ACAGCCGAAAACACACAGTAATAACAAGCACTTTTTCATTGTAACCTCCTGGGAAACGTTGTTCCGCTTCCCGATTATCTATCTAAGATACTCTATTACGATCGGTGATACATGGCTTTTGGTTAAATATGCAACCACGCTGATAATGTCAAGAAATTTTTGGCTATAGGATAAGTGACATTTAAACCGGCAGCAGGCACTCCTCGGAATTATTGCCCACCTTGTTCACGAATCTGCTCACGGGCTGCAGGGCGATCGCCTCATCCGGCGCGGGTTTGAGCAGTGGGACAAAGTCGAGGGCGTCGGTCAGGGTATGGTCCAGCCAGTCCAGCCGGTCTGAGCCAAAGAGCAGGACGGGCATGCGCTGATGCAGGCTTTGCATGGCCGCGTTGGCCTCTGTGGTGATGATCCCCAACGAGGGAATGAAGCTGCCGTCGGGGCCGAACCAGGCGTCGTAGATTCCGGCCAGATAGAGCAGGTCGTCACCCGCGTCATGGATGAAAAAGGGCTGTTTGTCGCTCTGGCGCCATTCATAGAAACCGTTGGCCGGGACCAGGCAGCGCCGGCGTTGCAGGCCGCCGCGGAAGGACGGTTTTTCCGTGATGGTCTCCGAGCGCACGTTGATCAGGTTAAACTTGGGTATATCCCTGCTCCAGGAGGGGATCAAACCCCAACGGAAGGTCCCGAAATAGCGTCCCACGTCCTGGCTCAGAACCGCCGCGACGGTCTGGGTGGGCGCCACGTTGTAATTCAGTTCGATCTGCTCCGCTTTCTGACTCAGCAGCAGTTCTTTCTCCAGCTTTTGCAGCCGGTCATGTTTGATCACCTGGGCGAATCTTCCACACATGGCAAACTCCTTCTGATTGACAAGAAAGGGAGGCTGGAAAATCCTGCAACATATTTTTTCAAGAACTGGAAAGGACACAAAGAATGGCCAAATTTGACATTGACGCGGTGATGCGGGAACTGGAAAAGCATTTTTACGAAGTGAAAACCCCAATCGTGGACCTGATCCAGGCCAAGACCAAAGACCCCTTCAAGGTGCTGGTGGCCACGATCCTGAGCGCGCGCACCAAAGACGAGACCACGGCCCGGACCGTGACGGAGCTTTTCAAAGTGGTGCGCAAGGCGGATGACTTTGATAAACTGAGCGCGGAGGAATTGAACGCCATCATCAGGCAGGTGGGCTTCCACAACGATAAGACCAGGCATCTTAAACAACTGCCCAAAGTATTGAACGAACGCTTTGGAGGCCAGGTTCCTTCAGAGATCGACGACCTGCTGGAGCTTCCCGGAGTGGGGCGCAAGACGGCCAACCTGGTGCGCGCGGTGGCTTTTTCGTTGCCCGCGATCTGTGTGGACGTCCACGTCCATCGGATCAGCAACAGATGGGGCTATATAAGCACCAAAACTCCCTTCGAAAGCGAGATGGCGCTGCGCGAGATCTTGCCG from the Candidatus Syntrophosphaera sp. genome contains:
- a CDS encoding SOS response-associated peptidase — protein: MCGRFAQVIKHDRLQKLEKELLLSQKAEQIELNYNVAPTQTVAAVLSQDVGRYFGTFRWGLIPSWSRDIPKFNLINVRSETITEKPSFRGGLQRRRCLVPANGFYEWRQSDKQPFFIHDAGDDLLYLAGIYDAWFGPDGSFIPSLGIITTEANAAMQSLHQRMPVLLFGSDRLDWLDHTLTDALDFVPLLKPAPDEAIALQPVSRFVNKVGNNSEECLLPV
- a CDS encoding endonuclease III, whose amino-acid sequence is MAKFDIDAVMRELEKHFYEVKTPIVDLIQAKTKDPFKVLVATILSARTKDETTARTVTELFKVVRKADDFDKLSAEELNAIIRQVGFHNDKTRHLKQLPKVLNERFGGQVPSEIDDLLELPGVGRKTANLVRAVAFSLPAICVDVHVHRISNRWGYISTKTPFESEMALREILPEKHWLQYNSYVVAFGQNLCTPRKPRCQECPVHRYCARVGV